Proteins co-encoded in one Brassica rapa cultivar Chiifu-401-42 chromosome A02, CAAS_Brap_v3.01, whole genome shotgun sequence genomic window:
- the LOC103853271 gene encoding uncharacterized protein LOC103853271 → MGKVVEKLGRCLKTVFFMVAMLVSLLVSSLPVLVAIGDVLVPTFLLSSFTCLTCYSFNDHLSRYSFKTSLTDIPLVSLLRSFLLICVYSLSDGPALSHGPYLGTVSLCSVVSIVLLSVKACIFTANSQLNAEASISPSRQRLHLKKSWGMPVLFLSSVVFALGHTVVAYRTSCRARRKLLFHRAVDPEAVLSCKSVFSSYQKVPRSPIPLVRKVSKTDGEVRRKLTSSTSNDGELPVRVLADLDSLFVTVTGLSVHYKICTPGSPRQSSVSSTLSPEANSMLNVPEAMAGRLKLDRKLLSMVTRNKLNHHHHKSCSSLFNNSSSSLHDPLLEGSPTSPLLFKDTQEEEDVMNASSCGGVTEQQDPSDGSFGVVLVHGFGGGVFSWRNVMGSLAHQLGCVVTAFDRPGWGLTARPHVKDLEERDLPNPYTLENQVDMLVAFCHEMGFASVVLVGHDDGGLIALKAAQRLVASNDDATIKVKGVVLLNVSLTREVVPAFARILLHTSLGKKHLVRPLLRTEIAQVVNRRAWYDPAKMTSDVLKLYKAPLHVEGWDEALHEIGRLSSEMVLSTQNAQSLLKAVESLPVLVVAGAEDALVPLKSSQVMASKLFNSRLVAISGCGHLPHEECPKALLAAMTPFISRLVLSD, encoded by the exons atgGGGAAGGTGGTAGAGAAATTGGGAAGATGCTTAAAGACGGTGTTTTTCATGGTTGCCATGTTGGTTTCCCTCTTAGTCTCCTCCTTGCCTGTCCTCGTTGCCATCGGCGACGTCTTGGTCCCAACCTTTTTGCTTTCCAGCTTTACTTGTCTGACCTGTTACAGCTTCAATGACCATCTCAGCAGATACAGCTTCAAGACCTCTTTGACTGATATTCCTCTCGTCTCCCTCCTCAGATCTTTCCTCCTCATCT GTGTGTATTCACTATCCGATGGGCCTGCACTCTCTCACGGACCTTACCTCGGAACTGTGTCCTTGTGTTCCGTTGTTTCCATTGTTCTTCTTTCGGTTAAAGCTTGTATTTTTACTGCTAACTCTCAGCTCAACGCTGAAGCATCGATCTCTCCGTCAAGGCAACGACTTCACCTCAAGAAGTCTTGGGGGATGCCAGTTTTGTTCCTTTCTTCTGTGGTTTTCGCTCTTGGTCATACCGTTGTTGCTTATAGAACTAGCTGCCGAGCTCGGAGGAAACTCTTGTTCCACAGAGCGGTCGACCCTGAAGCT GTTCTTTCGTGTAAAAGTGTCTTCTCTAGTTACCAGAAAGTCCCACGTTCTCCCATTCCTTTGGTTCGGAAGGTCTCCAAGACTGATGGCGAGGTCAGACGGAAGCTTACGTCATCTACATCCAATGATGGAGAGCTTCCAGTGAGAGTGCTCGCTGATCTTGACAGCTTGTTCGTTACAGTCACGGGACTCTCTGTGCATTACAAGATATGCACACCTGGCTCTCCTCGGCAGTCTTCTGTCTCCTCAACTCTTTCTCCCGAAGCTAATTCTATGCTCAATGTGCCGGAGGCGATGGCAGGAAGGTTGAAGCTTGACAGGAAACTATTGAGCATGGTCACTAGAAACAAGCTCAATCATCATCACCATAAAAGCTGCAGCAGCCTCTTCAACAATTCGTCTTCTTCCTTGCACGATCCTCTCCTAGAGGGTTCTCCTACTTCTCCTCTTCTTTTCAAAGATACTCAGGAAGAAGAGGATGTCATGAATGCGTCCAGTTGCGGTGGTGTCACGGAGCAGCAAGATCCCTCCGATGGAAGTTTTGGTGTAGTGCTGGTTCATGGATTTGGAGGTGGAGTGTTCTCTTGGAGAAATGTGATGGGTTCTCTCGCCCATCAGCTTGGCTGTGTTGTCACTGCTTTCGATAGGCCTGGTTGGGGATTAACCGCTAGGCCTCATGTTAAGGATTTGGAAGAAAGAGATTTGCCAAACCCTTACACTCTGGAAAATCAG GTAGACATGCTTGTTGCTTTTTGCCACGAAATGGGGTTTGCTTCGGTAGTCTTGGTTGGCCATGATGATGGAGGTTTGATTGCTCTCAAGGCTGCACAAAGATTGGTAGCATCAAATGATGATGCCACCATCAAAGTGAAAGGAGTGGTTTTGCTTAATGTAAGCTTGACGAGGGAAGTAGTCCCAGCTTTTGCAAGAATACTTCTGCACACTTCACTAGGAAAGAAACACCTTGTTCGCCCGCTTTTGCGAACTGAGATAGCTCAGGTGGTGAACCGTCGAGCTTGGTATGATCCTGCCAAGATGACATCAGATGTCTTAAAGCTATACAAGGCACCACTCCATGTCGAAGGCTGGGACGAGGCGCTTCACGAGATTGGTAGACTCTCATCCGAGATGGTGCTTTCAACTCAAAATGCACAGTCGCTTCTCAAAGCAGTGGAAAGCTTACCAGTATTAGTCGTTGCTGGAGCAGAAGACGCACTTGTTCCCCTCAAGTCCTCCCAAGTCATGGCTTCAAAACTCTTTAACTCT AGGCTAGTAGCAATCTCAGGATGTGGTCATCTACCGCATGAGGAGTGTCCAAAGGCGCTTCTTGCAGCCATGACCCCATTCATAAGCAGACTTGTACTTAGTGACTGA
- the LOC103853272 gene encoding gamma-tubulin complex component 5: protein MESPVRVDRTRLETTLTPGAMCSRRVWSHSTPSVTVTELDLVRGVLQAMQGLSSPVIVWDQTGQTFLARANEIRVSHLSRTSLHALLAPFLYAATCLKLVESILAGISNNSPPTLMAFSNSVSAWLQKLRDISLNEEVKINDSSLTATPTLLGLTSSLSSLCSGAEYLLQVVRGAIPHAYFDPSYTISTAEVAVHVLDFLYKKLDQVCLVQRGEVEGFHMLLQIFAGTLLPYIEGLDSWLFEGTLDDPFGELFFTANQSVSVNDAEFWEKSYMLMKVPGPKSSEKKGLSGTDSSSVSDKDKEQNNRVLCPLFLKDISKSIVSAGKSLQLMQRIPSTSSEIQRHGRNCFGNSTLPAKNNNIRSTADLSLSEIFCLTLAGLIGHGDHVSRYLWKDEADEWEISPTLASYISGELESGMVDKDLPVLTCSERMWYKLLVGAVQEKRAMEAKSEHQSACYLTGVKDGKTSLTVKKALQGLFCHENPVVSVSKMDLERNKNAWNVLNLSHNYCLPSLNDESLLGAIFEESGLADAGLSGTNYKFGFQFGTSEYLSSQDDTEVLETLFPFPTLLPSFQPELHMSEFLPFQKNSTLLSKVLSWMLKAEPRDAPLPVVIMQECFTIYIRRQVDYIGKMILSKLMNDWKLMHELAVLRAIYLLGSGDLLQHFLTVIFNKLGKGELTNDDFELNIILQESIRNSADAMLLNSPDSLVVSISREGCLDKDKDDKGDVVPLSSTRKSRINNFGIDCLESLKFTYKVPWPLELIANSEAIKKYNQVMGFLLKVKRAKYVLDKARRWMWKGKGSATKIRKHHWLLEQKLLNFVDAFHQYVMDRVYHTAWRELCEAMVKAGSLDEVIYVHETYLLSIQRQCFVVQEKLWAIIASRINMILGLALEFYSIQQTLSSGGAVSAAIKARCEMEIDRIEKQFEDCIAFLLRVLSSKLNVGHFPHLADLVTRINYNYHYMSDTGSLMTVSGAETSSSRT from the exons ATGGAGTCGCCGGTTCGAGTTGATCGGACTCGCTTAGAAACAACCCTAACTCCGGGGGCGATGTGCAGTCGCAGAGTTTGGTCACACTCCACTCCCTCAGTGACCGTCACTGAACTGGATCTG GTGAGAGGTGTCTTACAAGCTATGCAAGGCCTGTCTAGCCCCGTCATTGTCTGGGACCAAACTGGACAGACTTTCCTCGCTAGAGCCAACGAGATTCGCGTCTCTCATTTGTCTCGGACAAGCCTTCATGCCCTTCTCGCTCCTTTTCTGTATGCCGCAACTTGTCTGAAGCTTGTCGAGTCTATCCTCGCTGGAATTAGCAATAACTCTCCTCCTACCTTAATGGCATTTTCTAACTCTGTCTCTGCCTGGCTCCAG AAACTCAGAGACATTTCTTTGAACGAGGAAGTGAAGATCAATGATTCTAGTCTTACTGCCACTCCAACCCTCTTGGGATTAACTAGTTCTTTATCTAG TCTGTGTTCAGGTGCTGAATACCTTTTGCAAGTCGTACGTGGTGCTATTCCTCATGCGTATTTTGATCCAAGTTATACTATTTCCACTGCTGAAGTTGCTGTCCACGTTCTTGATTTCCTTTACAAGAAGTTGGATCAAGTATGCCTTGTCCAACGTGGTGAG GTGGAAGGATTTCACATGCTGCTGCAAATCTTTGCTGGAACTTTATTGCCTTATATAGAGGGTTTGGATTCATGGTTGTTTGAGGGAACTCTTGATGATCCTTTTGGTGAG TTGTTTTTTACAGCCAATCAATCCGTCTCTGTCAACGATGCAGAGTTTTGGGAGAAAAGTTATATGTTGATGAAGGTGCCGGGCCCAAAGTCAAGTGAAAAGAAAGGACTGAGTGGAACTGACTCCAGTTCAGTTTCTGACAAAGACAAAGAGCAGAACAATCGGGTGCTATGCCCATTATTCTTAAAAGACATCTCTAAATCGATTGTTTCTGCTGGAAAGTCATTGCAGCTGATGCAGCGTATTCCTTCCACGTCTTCAGAGATTCAGCGCCATGGGAGAAATTGTTTTGGGAATTCTACACTACCGGCGAAAAACAACAACATTAGGAGCACTGCAGACTTATCCTTGTCTGAAATCTTTTGTCTAACACTTGCTGGCCTTATAGGCCATGGTGATCACGTCTCTAGATATCTGTGGAAAGATGAGGCGGATGAATGGGAGATTTCTCCAACTTTAGCATCATATATAAGTGGAGAGCTGGAGAGTGGCATGGTTGACAAAGATCTTCCAGTGCTCACGTGCTCAGAGCGAATGTGGTATAAGTTGTTGGTCGGTGCCGTGCAAGAGAAAAGAGCTATGGAGGCCAAATCAGAACACCAGAGTGCATGTTATCTTACTGGTGTGAAGGACGGAAAAACTAGCCTCACTGTCAAAAAGGCATTGCAGGGTTTATTCTGTCATGAAAACCCTGTTGTTTCAGTATCTAAAATGGATCTTGAGAGGAATAAGAATGCTTGGAATGTCTTGAACTTGTCACACAACTACTGTCTACCGTCTCTAAATGATGAGAGTTTGTTGGGTGCTATTTTTGAGGAATCTGGCCTGGCAGATGCTGGATTGAGCGGCACAAACTACAAATTTGGATTCCAATTTGGTACATCTGAATATCTTTCTTCTCAGGATGACACCGAAGTTCTTGAAACGTTGTTTCCCTTTCCCACTTTGCTTCCGTCATTCCAG ccGGAGCTCCATATGTCAGAGTTCCTACCTTTCCAAAAGAATAGTACCCTTCTTTCAAAAGTTCTCAGCTGGATGCTAAAGGCAGAGCCAAGGGATGCTCCGCTTCCTGTTGTAATAATGCAAGAATGCTTCACAATCTACATCAGGAGGCAG GTGGACTACATTGGCAAAATGATTTTATCAAAACTAATGAATGATTGGAAATTGATGCACGAACTTGCCGTGTTGCGTGCCATTTACTTGTTAGGTTCAG GGGACCTTCTGCAGCATTTTCTGACTGTCATATTCAACAAGTTGGGCAAGGGAGAGTTAACAAATGATGATTTTGAGTTGAACATAATCCTTCAG GAATCAATTAGGAATTCAGCTGATGCCATGCTGTTAAACAGTCCTGATTCGTTGGTGGTATCTATTTCCAGAGAAGGTTGTttagacaaagacaaagatgacAAGGGTGATGTAGTACCCCTTTCTTCCACTCGTAAAAGCCGTATTAACAACTTTGGGATAGACTGCCTCGAGTCTCTCAAATTCACATACAAG GTGCCATGGCCGCTTGAGCTTATTGCCAATAGTGAGGCCATTAAGAAGTATAACCAG GTGATGGGATTTTTGCTGAAGGTCAAACGAGCAAAATATGTGCTAGATAAAGCACGAAGGTGGATGTGGAAG GGTAAAGGCTCAGCAACAAAAATCCGCAAGCACCACTGGTTACTTGAACAAAAGCTACTCAATTTTGTGGATGCTTTTCATCAATACGTAATGGACAGG GTATATCACACAGCATGGCGCGAACTGTGCGAAGCAATGGTAAAAGCAGGGTCTCTAGACGAGGTCATATATGTACATGAGACCTACTTGTTATCGATTCAGAGGCAATGCTTTGTGGTTCAAGAAAAGCTG TGGGCAATCATCGCAAGTCGGATCAACATGATTCTCGGATTAGCTCTGGAGTTCTACTCGATACAACAGACACTGAGCAGCGGTGGAGCAGTCTCAGCAGCGATCAAGGCTAGATGCGAAATGGAAATAGACCGCATTGAGAAGCAATTTGAAGACTGCATAGCTTTCCTCCTTAGA GTACTGTCTTCGAAGCTGAATGTGGGACACTTTCCTCATTTGGCTGATTTAGTGACCAGAATCAATTACAATTATCACTACATGTCCGACACTGGAAGCTTGATGACTGTTTCTGGAGCAGAGACCAGCTCATCTAGAACATGA
- the LOC103853273 gene encoding uncharacterized protein LOC103853273 produces the protein MEELSEVLKNNRTQDISWLCSLSEPELDLLISLKKLAIHRAEITDHYELADYFDLKLLRALGLVLMEYVRKKDTSLVPSAVHQLMGLDKCNLLKTHVDDTTIDIEEIVTGICKMKKKKKKKKRKPIRLRSKSLKRRRYK, from the exons ATGGAGGAACTCAGCGAAGTCTTGAAGAACAATAGGACGCAAGATATCTCTTGGCTTTGCTCTCTTTCAGAACCTGAACTG GATTTGCTCATCAGCTTAAAGAAGCTAGCCATTCATCGAGCTGAAATAACTGATCACTACGAACTTGCTGATTATTTTGATCTCAAGTTGCTCCGCGCTCTCG GGCTTGTGCTAATGGAATATGTAAGAAAAAAGGATACCTCCCTTGTCCCAAGCGCTGTTCATCAACTGATGGGTTTGGATAAATGCAATCTGTTGAAAACTCATGTCGATGATACAACAATAGACATTGAGGAGATAGTGACCGGAATCtgcaaaatgaaaaagaaaaagaagaagaagaagagaaaacccATCAGATTAAGAAGTAAATCTCTCAAAAG GAGGCGTTATAAGTAG
- the LOC103853461 gene encoding uncharacterized protein LOC103853461, protein MPKERPVPSNRTRVSPYPLRSTRTQKEPIEAPGPSQWEDVMCVICQEVPHNAVLLRCSSSSNGCRAYMCDTNFRHSNCFKQYRKKNMSRVTKVLNCPYCRGEVHEAMKVQSGGRRAMNAKPRSCAFENCNFSGTYSQLKNHLKADHPGSTRPLVDQERVRAWEQMQRATEHNDIMTAAGLSHALEVSYEQLPNVPPRLVILHWVNGVVLSILHYELPNSLPQSFVVRAGVNGVVRDYLLRFNGLDTTLPLVNIIRRWTL, encoded by the coding sequence ATGCCAAAGGAGAGACCAGTTCCAAGCAACCGGACCAGAGTGTCACCATACCCACTTCGCTCTACAAGGACTCAGAAAGAACCTATCGAGGCACCAGGGCCAAGCCAATGGgaggatgtcatgtgtgtgatCTGCCAGGAAGTGCCACACAATGCCGTCCTCCTGCGCTGCTCTTCATCCTCTAATGGATGCCGTGCTTACATGTGCGACACGAATTTTCGTCACTCCAACTGTTTCAAGCAGTACCGCAAAAAAAACATGAGCCGCGTAACCAAGGTCTTGAACTGTCCGTACTGCAGAGGAGAGGTTCATGAGGCGATGAAGGTGCAGTCGGGAGGAAGGAGAGCTATGAATGCTAAACCGAGGTCTTGCGCTTTCGAGAACTGCAACTTCTCAGGGACATATTCTCAGCTTAAGAATCACTTGAAAGCTGATCACCCTGGTTCCACCCGACCCTTGGTCGACCAGGAGAGAGTGCGGGCATGGGAACAGATGCAGAGAGCTACTGAGCACAATGATATCATGACTGCAGCTGGTCTCTCGCATGCCTTGGAGGTTTCCTATGAACAGCTTCCCAATGTTCCTCCTCGTCTAGTGATTTTGCATTGGGTCAATGGCGTGGTGCTGAGCATTTTGCATTATGAGCTTCCCAATAGTCTTCCGCAAAGTTTCGTGGTCCGGGCTGGGGTCAATGGGGTGGTGCGGGACTATCTTTTGCGCTTCAACGGGCTTGACACTACTTTGCCTCTCGTGAACATAATTCGTAGATGGACTCTCTGA
- the LOC103853274 gene encoding uncharacterized protein LOC103853274, with translation MAVSKKWASTISVVASSLFAFIIVFQIPLFRVACRNKTCESPLEVISSQLVESELVPSPLVKTLLYPGAIAKSLLRGSPLPSYHNLFHFYHFDHLNTPSSSDDDDIRHLEVFAGCCLCLLGALLSIFKPRRLTFIGTLLIYWGLLRDILLFNSSARVYPTLFLASLSSFLSIRSDVRKIIQCCSSTSKPLSKSL, from the exons ATGGCGGTTTCGAAGAAATGGGCATCGACAATCTCCGTCGTCGCTTCATCTCTGTTTGCATTCATCATCGTCTTCCAGATTCCTCTCTTCCG AGTAGCGTGCAGGAACAAGACCTGCGAATCACCACTGGAGGTTATATCCTCTCAGTTGGTTGAAAGCGAACTCGTTCCTTCACCACTTGTCAAGACACTCCTTTATCCTGGTGCCATTGCCAAGTCCCTTCTCCGTGGCTCTCCACTCCCAAGCTACCACAACTTGTTCCACTTTTACCATTTCGACCACCTCAATACACCCTCCTCCTCCGATGATGATGATATCCGCCATCTAGAG GTGTTTGCTGGGTGCTGTTTATGTCTGCTAGGTGCTTTACTCAGCATCTTCAAACCCAGAAGACTAACCTTCATTGGCACGCTCTTGATCTATTGGGGTCTTCTCAGAGACATTCTCCTTTTCAACTCCTCTGCTCGTGTCTACCCAACGCTCTTTCTCGCTTCACTCTCTTCTTTCCTCTCCATACGAAGCGACGTCAGGAAGATCATCCAGTGTTGTTCTTCCACTTCTAAGCCCCTTTCCAAATCTCTCTGA
- the LOC103853275 gene encoding probable DNA replication complex GINS protein PSF1, whose protein sequence is MYGRKGYQLVKDFASGEKGQLKPFNSKLFDETIEESRQNQRLIQSLMRKMEQEGLDVQNNRNADYYGALVHHLSLIRNKRCLMAYVHNRADIVRDLGWRVGLELPPEIQEKLTTLEKEYFKNHSAAIKSYMGKAGIDLNVDMVPPKDPYIKVRVVGDIDDGIVMSDKTTNFARHSMHFLKRTDAEPYIARGQMEELTG, encoded by the exons ATGTACGGGAGAAAAGGGTATCAGCTGGTTAAGGATTTTGCGAGTGGAGAGAAGGGTCAGCTCAAACCTTTCAAT AGCAAGCTCTTTGATGAGACAATCGAAGAAAGCAGGCAGAATCAACGTCTCATCCAGTCTCTCATGAG GAAAATGGAACAAGAAGGGTTGGATGTTCAGAACAATAGAAACGCTGACTACTATGGAGCACTCGTTCATCACCTTTCTTTGATCCGCAACAAGCGCTGCCTCATGGCCTATGT GCACAATAGAGCCGACATTGTGCGTGATTTGGGGTGGAGAGTAGGACTTGAACTCCCACCTGAGATCCAAGAGAAGCTCACCACACTCGAGAAGGAGTACTTCAAGAACCATTCCGCTGCTATCAAATCCTACATGGGGAAAGCAGGAATCGATTTGAATGTC GATATGGTGCCTCCAAAGGATCCGTACATTAAGGTCAGAGTTGTGGGAGATATCGACGATGGAATTGTGATGAGTGACAAGACAACAAATTTCGCACGTCACTCTATGCATTTCCTCAAACGAACTGATGCAGAACCCTACATTGCTCGG GGGCAAATGGAGGAGCTGACAGGTTGA
- the LOC103853277 gene encoding MAPK kinase substrate protein At1g80180: MAGLQRSNISFRRQGSSGIVWDDRLIAELNKQANEHKGETDEQDGQEDQTARPTSGGGVKPIRTEGGIERSRSNGGGANRHHRNTGRVSPAVDPPSPRLSAFGCCSAFGKKPVKQRKRPPKRRSR, from the coding sequence ATGGCGGGTCTTCAGAGATCCAACATCTCCTTCCGCCGACAGGGCTCCTCTGGCATAGTCTGGGACGACCGTCTCATCGCCGAGCTTAACAAACAGGCCAACGAGCACAAAGGCGAAACTGAcgaacaggatggtcaggaggACCAGACAGCCAGACCCACCTCCGGAGGCGGAGTCAAGCCGATAAGAACCGAAGGGGGCATCGAGAGGAGTCGTTCAAACGGCGGAGGAGCTAACCGCCATCATAGAAACACCGGAAGAGTGTCTCCGGCGGTGGATCCTCCGTCGCCGAGACTGTCGGCGTTTGGATGTTGCTCTGCTTTCGGGAAGAAACCGGTTAAACAGAGGAAAAGGCCACCGAAACGCAGATCCAGGTAG
- the LOC103853278 gene encoding metallothiol transferase FosB: MKENTGNPLHLKSLNHISLLCRSVEESMSFYQHVLGFLPIRRPGSFDFDGAWLFGHGVGIHLLQSTEPEKLLKKTEINPKDNHISFQCESMGAVEKKLKEMGIEYVRAVVEEGGIQVDQLFFHDPDGFMIEICNCDSLPVVPLAGEMARSCSRVNIHQLVQPPQIHP, from the exons atgaaagaaaatacGGGAAACCCTCTCCATCTCAAGTCGTTGAACCACATATCTCTTCTATGTCGATCCGTGGAGGAGTCCATGAGCTTTTACCAGCACGTTTTAGGTTTTCTCCCGATCAGGAGGCCTGGCTCTTTTGATTTCGATGGCGCCTG GTTGTTTGGTCATGGAGTTGGGATTCATCTTCTGCAATCTACAGAGCCTGAGAAATTACTCAAGAAAACTGAGATCAATCCCAAGGATAATCACATTTCTTTCCAG TGTGAGAGCATGGGGGCCGTAGAGAAAAAGCTTAAGGAAATGGGAATAGAGTATGTGAGAGCAGTGGTGGAAGAAGGTGGCATCCAAGTCGACCAGCTCTTCTTCCACGATCCCGATGGCTTCATGATTGAGATTTGCAACTGCGACAGCCTTCCCGTCGTGCCTCTTGCAGGAGAGATGGCTCGTTCATGCTCTCGTGTCAACATCCACCAACTGGTCCAGCCACCTCAGATCCACCCCTAG